A window from Thermodesulforhabdus norvegica encodes these proteins:
- the mqnC gene encoding cyclic dehypoxanthinyl futalosine synthase, with protein sequence MAGSRLGYEEIVQLYEKADLFLLGRLAHAIRMKKHPEPYVSYVIDRNINYSNICVSGCKFCAYYRPPGHPEGFVISKDELERKIEETVRLGGTQILLQGGHNPDLPLSFYEDLLRFIKMRFPGIHIHAFSPPEIVFFSKLEGISVSETIRRLVAAGLDSIPGGGAEILVDEIRMRVSPRKCTAGEWLEVMEEAHRQGLRTTATMMFGHLESREDRVRHLIALRELQDRTGGFTAFIPWAFQPGNTALSWKRPETSVEYLRLLAVSRIALDNFDNLQASWVTMGPYVAQMALFFGANDFGSTMIEENVVAAAGVSFRMSLDEIRRIIKSAGFIPRQRTMKYEWVQERDDAA encoded by the coding sequence ATGGCAGGAAGCCGTTTAGGCTACGAAGAAATTGTTCAGCTTTACGAAAAGGCAGATCTTTTCCTCCTCGGGCGACTTGCCCATGCTATTCGCATGAAAAAACACCCGGAGCCCTATGTGAGCTACGTAATAGACCGGAATATCAATTACTCAAACATCTGCGTTTCCGGCTGTAAGTTTTGCGCTTATTACAGACCCCCGGGGCATCCCGAAGGGTTTGTGATATCGAAAGATGAGCTGGAGCGGAAAATAGAAGAGACCGTCAGGTTAGGCGGAACTCAGATACTCCTGCAGGGAGGTCATAACCCCGATCTTCCTCTGTCTTTTTATGAAGACCTGCTGAGATTCATAAAAATGAGATTTCCCGGAATCCACATCCACGCCTTTTCACCTCCAGAGATAGTTTTCTTTTCAAAGCTTGAAGGTATTTCAGTATCGGAAACAATAAGGAGGCTTGTTGCCGCCGGTCTTGATTCCATACCTGGCGGAGGTGCCGAAATTCTTGTGGATGAAATCAGAATGAGGGTTTCTCCCCGCAAATGCACCGCAGGGGAATGGCTGGAAGTTATGGAAGAAGCACACAGGCAGGGGCTGAGAACCACTGCCACAATGATGTTCGGTCATCTGGAAAGCAGAGAGGACAGGGTTCGACATCTCATAGCCCTGAGAGAACTGCAGGATCGTACGGGCGGTTTTACGGCCTTCATCCCCTGGGCTTTCCAGCCCGGGAACACGGCGCTTTCCTGGAAGCGTCCGGAAACGAGTGTTGAGTACCTTCGCCTTCTGGCCGTGTCACGGATAGCCCTTGACAATTTCGATAACCTGCAGGCTTCCTGGGTTACCATGGGCCCCTATGTGGCACAGATGGCTTTGTTTTTCGGGGCAAACGACTTTGGATCCACCATGATAGAAGAAAATGTCGTTGCCGCAGCAGGCGTTTCCTTCCGCATGTCCCTGGACGAAATCAGGAGAATAATAAAATCGGCCGGTTTCATACCAAGGCAGCGAACCATGAAGTACGAATGGGTTCAGGAAAGGGACGATGCAGCCTGA